A genomic segment from Brevundimonas mediterranea encodes:
- the carB gene encoding carbamoyl-phosphate synthase large subunit — protein MPKRTDIKSILIIGAGPIVIGQACEFDYSGVQACKALKAEGYRVILVNSNPATIMTDPEVADATYIEPITPEMVEKIIAKERPDALLPTMGGQTALNTALALDASGALKKYGVEMIGAKAEVIDKAEDRQKFRDAMDKLGLESPRSKAAHSMEEALEGLEYVGLPAVIRPSFTLAGTGGGIAFNREEFEEIVLRGLDLSPTTEVLIEESVLGWKEYEMEVVRDTADNCIIICSIENIDPMGVHTGDSITVAPALTLTDKEYQRMRTGSINVLREIGVETGGSNVQWAINPADGRMVVIEMNPRVSRSSALASKATGFPIAKVAARLAVGYTLDELQNDITQVTPASFEPSIDYVVTKIPRFAFEKYPGSEPLLGTSMKSVGEVMAIGRTFQESMQKALRGLETGLSGFDEIEIEGVADVEDAGAARAAVVRALGIPTPDRIRVIAQAFRHGLTVEEVNAACSYEPWFLRQIADIVREEGHVRVKGLPTDPTEFRRLKAKGFSDARLAQLTGATEKAVRLARRGLNVRPVFKRIDTCAAEFASATAYMYSTYETGALGQIPECESQPTNKKKAIILGGGPNRIGQGIEFDYCCCHAAFAFDDIGVESIMVNCNPETVSTDYDTSDRLYFEPLTAEDVLELIEVERSNGDLIGCVVQFGGQTPLKLAHALQEDNIPVLGTSVDSIDLAEDRERFQQMLEAIGLKQPPNGLARSAEEAAQKAEEVGYPVVLRPSYVLGGRGMMIVHDREQLDRYVHEAMRVSGSDPVLIDHYLNRATEVDVDALCDDETVFVAGVLEHIEEAGVHSGDSACSMPPWSLSAETVAELKRQTTEMAKALKVRGLMNVQFAIEEPHSENPRIFVLEVNPRASRTAPFVAKTIGQPIASIAAKVMAGVPLKSFGLTDKPYDHIAVKEAVFPFARFAGVDTILGPEMRSTGEVMGLDWKREGEADMAPAFARAFAKSQIGGGTTLPTAGCAFVSVKEDDKPFIVDAVKTLLSEGFSIIATSGTRDYLATQGIEVGLVKKVLEGRPHIVDAMKNGEVHLVFNTTSGKQSLQDSFSLRRTALMMKIPYYTTTAGALAAAQAIGAIKAGDLDVRPIQDYA, from the coding sequence ATGCCCAAGCGCACAGACATCAAATCCATCCTCATCATCGGCGCCGGCCCGATCGTCATCGGTCAGGCGTGCGAGTTCGACTATTCCGGCGTCCAGGCGTGCAAGGCGCTGAAGGCCGAGGGGTACCGGGTCATCCTGGTCAACTCGAACCCCGCCACCATCATGACGGACCCCGAGGTGGCCGACGCCACCTATATCGAGCCGATCACGCCCGAGATGGTCGAGAAGATCATCGCCAAGGAACGCCCCGACGCCCTTCTGCCCACCATGGGCGGCCAGACCGCGCTGAACACCGCCCTGGCCCTGGACGCCTCGGGCGCGCTGAAGAAATACGGCGTCGAGATGATCGGCGCGAAGGCCGAGGTCATCGACAAGGCCGAGGATCGCCAGAAATTCCGTGACGCCATGGACAAGCTGGGCCTGGAGAGCCCCCGCTCCAAGGCCGCCCACTCGATGGAAGAGGCGCTGGAGGGGCTGGAGTACGTCGGCCTGCCCGCCGTCATCCGTCCCTCCTTCACCCTGGCCGGCACCGGCGGCGGCATCGCCTTCAACCGCGAGGAGTTCGAGGAGATCGTGCTGCGCGGCCTCGACCTGTCGCCGACCACCGAGGTGCTGATCGAGGAATCGGTGCTGGGCTGGAAGGAATACGAGATGGAGGTCGTCCGCGACACGGCGGACAACTGCATCATCATCTGCTCGATCGAGAACATCGACCCGATGGGCGTCCACACGGGCGACTCCATCACCGTCGCCCCTGCGCTTACGCTGACCGACAAGGAATATCAGCGGATGCGGACCGGCTCGATCAACGTCCTGCGCGAGATCGGCGTCGAGACCGGCGGATCGAACGTCCAGTGGGCCATCAATCCCGCCGACGGCCGGATGGTGGTGATCGAGATGAACCCGCGCGTGTCGCGTTCGTCCGCCCTGGCGTCCAAGGCCACCGGCTTCCCCATCGCCAAGGTCGCCGCGCGTCTGGCCGTCGGCTACACCCTGGACGAACTGCAGAACGACATCACCCAGGTCACGCCGGCGAGCTTTGAGCCGTCGATCGACTATGTCGTCACCAAGATCCCGCGCTTCGCCTTCGAGAAATACCCCGGTTCGGAGCCCCTGCTGGGCACCTCGATGAAGTCGGTGGGCGAGGTCATGGCCATCGGCCGCACCTTCCAGGAATCGATGCAGAAGGCCCTTCGCGGGCTTGAGACCGGCCTGTCCGGCTTCGACGAGATCGAGATCGAAGGCGTCGCCGACGTCGAGGACGCCGGCGCCGCCCGCGCCGCCGTTGTCCGCGCCCTGGGCATCCCGACGCCCGACCGCATCCGCGTCATCGCCCAGGCCTTCCGCCACGGCCTGACGGTGGAAGAGGTCAACGCCGCCTGTTCCTATGAGCCCTGGTTCCTGCGCCAGATCGCCGACATCGTGCGCGAGGAAGGCCATGTCCGGGTCAAGGGCCTGCCGACCGACCCGACCGAGTTCCGTCGCCTGAAGGCCAAGGGCTTCTCCGACGCCCGTCTGGCCCAGCTGACCGGCGCGACCGAAAAGGCCGTGCGCCTGGCCCGTCGCGGCCTGAACGTCCGCCCGGTGTTCAAGCGGATCGACACCTGCGCGGCCGAGTTCGCCAGCGCCACCGCCTATATGTATTCGACCTATGAGACCGGCGCCCTGGGCCAGATCCCCGAGTGCGAGTCCCAGCCGACGAACAAGAAGAAGGCCATCATCCTGGGCGGCGGTCCGAACCGGATCGGCCAGGGGATCGAGTTCGACTACTGCTGCTGCCACGCGGCCTTCGCCTTCGACGACATCGGCGTCGAGTCGATCATGGTCAACTGCAACCCCGAGACCGTCTCGACCGACTACGACACCTCCGACCGCCTGTATTTCGAGCCCCTGACGGCCGAGGACGTGCTGGAGCTGATCGAGGTCGAACGTTCGAACGGCGACCTCATCGGCTGCGTCGTCCAGTTCGGCGGCCAGACCCCGCTGAAGCTGGCCCACGCGCTGCAGGAGGACAACATCCCTGTCCTGGGCACCAGCGTCGACTCCATCGACCTGGCCGAGGACCGCGAGCGCTTCCAGCAGATGCTGGAGGCCATCGGCCTGAAACAGCCGCCCAACGGCCTGGCCCGCAGCGCCGAAGAGGCCGCGCAAAAGGCGGAAGAGGTCGGCTATCCCGTCGTCCTACGCCCCTCCTACGTCCTGGGCGGTCGCGGCATGATGATCGTTCACGACCGCGAGCAGCTGGACCGCTATGTCCATGAGGCCATGCGCGTCTCGGGCTCGGACCCCGTCCTGATCGACCACTATCTGAACCGCGCCACCGAGGTGGACGTCGACGCCCTGTGCGACGACGAGACGGTCTTCGTCGCCGGCGTGCTGGAACATATCGAGGAAGCCGGCGTCCACTCGGGCGACAGCGCCTGCTCCATGCCGCCCTGGTCCCTGTCGGCCGAGACGGTGGCCGAGCTGAAGCGCCAGACCACCGAAATGGCCAAGGCCCTGAAGGTGCGCGGCCTGATGAACGTCCAGTTCGCCATCGAGGAGCCGCACAGCGAGAACCCGCGCATCTTCGTGCTGGAGGTGAACCCGCGCGCCTCCCGCACGGCGCCCTTCGTGGCCAAGACCATCGGCCAGCCGATCGCCTCCATCGCCGCCAAGGTCATGGCCGGGGTGCCGCTGAAATCCTTCGGCCTGACCGACAAGCCCTATGACCATATCGCGGTCAAGGAAGCCGTCTTCCCCTTCGCCCGCTTCGCCGGGGTGGACACCATCCTGGGCCCGGAAATGCGCTCGACCGGCGAGGTCATGGGCCTGGACTGGAAGCGTGAGGGCGAGGCCGACATGGCCCCCGCCTTCGCCCGCGCCTTCGCCAAGTCCCAGATCGGCGGCGGCACCACCCTGCCCACCGCCGGCTGCGCCTTCGTCTCGGTCAAGGAGGACGACAAGCCCTTCATCGTCGATGCGGTGAAGACCCTGCTGTCCGAAGGCTTCTCCATCATCGCCACCAGCGGCACCCGCGACTATCTGGCCACCCAGGGGATCGAGGTCGGCCTGGTCAAGAAGGTGCTGGAAGGCCGCCCGCACATCGTGGACGCCATGAAGAACGGCGAGGTCCACCTGGTCTTCAACACCACCTCAGGCAAGCAGTCGCTGCAGGACAGCTTCAGCCTGCGCCGCACCGCCCTGATGATGAAGATCCCCTACTACACCACCACCGCCGGCGCCCTCGCGGCGGCCCAGGCCATCGGCGCCATCAAGGCCGGCGACCTGGATGTCCGACCGATCCAGGATTACGCCTGA
- a CDS encoding TonB-dependent receptor plug domain-containing protein — protein sequence MTRRVGLLNASALVGGAFATLMAAAPAMAQETQPTAAETEATSEVEEIVVTGSRIPRNEYTSASPVQVLTAQNAQARGLSDTAQLLQQSTLAAGSPQVTSTISSSFVTDGGPGAATVSLRGLGANRTLVLLNGRRAGPAGTRGGVSAFDLNVLPQSALSRVDILKDGASSIYGSDAVAGVVNLITGVEQDGGELTAYYTAPFEGGGEQMNFSGTFGKTFERGSFSISGDYYKQFEQLQGDRDYTSCAAQYVFDAQGNRADRIDPRTGKPACLDLLWGHVWAYDNTFASLPGRFQYDYDGDLGNYIPTVPGSLAGQVPVPPPGFYLVGYDGPSTAVMNGNHPFDDEQTLIPEVERYTVFAEGKYQLTEHAEAYAEVLLNRRKSSTKGYRQFWNYAYAGDWSYGAGYGYESWGGDYLLSPTPITNHNSASQQVDYARVVGGVRGDFVDPGSFLNDWKWDVFFQYSRSDGDYTADVILKDAVDSQSYRTDSCAGEIMAVSGRTCIDINWADPDFLAGNLTDEQRAFLFDVDKGNTVYEQAYIEGFMGGELFDLPAGPIGAALGFHVRHDEINDVPGEITRSANAWGSSSAGITQGSERTAEIFTELSIPVLKDMPFAYGLDLSLSGRVTNTKTSGSASTYKVGVNWEFLPDVRMRATTGTSFRAPALFELYLADQSSFASQRTVDPCINWQQNLTDGTISQRLADNCANPNGPGGGVPGTHNGAGSSATLFEGGGLGQLEPETSTAHVIGLVWTPKFINFSAAVDYFEIEIEDQVTSLGSRTVSACYLSDNFPTDPVCSQFVRNEGTHRIDTISGKFINIAEQTNRGIDFTARYAHDLPWGDRFSIDGQATWQLESREALFADNIVDTLGEVGNPQFVGNLNLQYERGPWTGVWAVQMIGHQGNYASYGSDTATVGGQEVYLKLDAPFTAFHSFSVRYDAESWSILAGVANLFDELPPQLTTLNLGEFSTVGTSAFTSQYTEGMYGRRGFVRISKSF from the coding sequence ATGACTCGTCGGGTGGGACTTTTGAATGCTTCTGCCTTGGTTGGCGGCGCGTTCGCTACTCTGATGGCCGCCGCGCCGGCAATGGCACAGGAAACTCAGCCTACGGCTGCGGAGACTGAGGCCACGTCCGAAGTAGAGGAAATTGTAGTCACTGGTTCGCGCATCCCGAGGAACGAATACACGAGCGCTTCGCCCGTGCAGGTGCTGACCGCGCAGAACGCCCAAGCGCGTGGTCTCAGCGACACGGCGCAATTGCTGCAGCAATCGACCCTGGCCGCCGGCTCGCCCCAAGTCACCTCGACGATCTCCAGCTCTTTCGTTACCGACGGAGGACCGGGCGCGGCGACGGTTTCGCTGCGTGGCCTAGGCGCCAACCGCACCTTGGTTCTGCTGAACGGTCGTCGCGCCGGTCCGGCCGGCACACGTGGCGGCGTTTCGGCGTTCGACCTGAACGTCCTGCCGCAATCGGCCCTGTCGCGTGTCGATATCCTGAAGGACGGCGCCTCGTCGATCTACGGGTCTGACGCCGTAGCCGGTGTGGTGAATCTGATTACCGGCGTCGAGCAGGACGGCGGCGAGTTGACCGCCTATTATACCGCGCCCTTCGAAGGCGGTGGCGAGCAGATGAACTTCTCCGGCACCTTCGGCAAGACGTTCGAACGCGGCAGCTTCAGCATATCTGGCGACTACTACAAGCAGTTCGAGCAACTGCAGGGTGATCGCGACTACACCAGTTGCGCCGCACAGTATGTCTTTGACGCTCAAGGCAATCGTGCGGACCGGATCGATCCGCGTACCGGCAAGCCCGCGTGCCTAGACCTGTTGTGGGGCCATGTCTGGGCCTATGACAACACCTTCGCCTCGTTGCCGGGCCGTTTCCAGTATGATTATGACGGCGACCTGGGCAACTACATCCCGACCGTGCCGGGCAGCCTGGCCGGTCAGGTGCCGGTCCCGCCTCCAGGCTTCTATCTGGTCGGCTATGACGGCCCCAGCACGGCGGTCATGAACGGCAACCACCCGTTTGACGACGAACAGACCCTGATCCCCGAGGTTGAGCGTTACACGGTCTTCGCCGAGGGCAAATACCAGCTGACCGAGCACGCCGAGGCCTATGCCGAAGTCCTACTGAACCGCCGCAAATCCTCGACCAAGGGCTACCGCCAGTTCTGGAACTACGCCTACGCCGGCGACTGGTCTTACGGCGCTGGGTACGGCTATGAAAGCTGGGGCGGCGACTATCTGCTCAGCCCCACGCCGATCACGAACCACAACTCGGCCAGCCAGCAGGTCGATTACGCCCGCGTCGTCGGTGGCGTCCGGGGCGACTTCGTCGATCCGGGCAGCTTCCTGAACGACTGGAAGTGGGACGTCTTCTTCCAATACAGCCGTTCGGACGGCGACTATACCGCCGACGTCATCCTGAAGGACGCCGTCGACAGCCAGAGCTACCGCACCGATTCCTGCGCCGGCGAGATTATGGCGGTCAGCGGTCGGACCTGCATCGACATCAACTGGGCCGATCCGGACTTCCTGGCCGGTAATCTGACTGATGAACAGCGCGCCTTCCTGTTCGACGTGGACAAGGGCAACACTGTCTATGAACAGGCCTATATTGAAGGCTTCATGGGTGGCGAGCTGTTCGACCTGCCAGCCGGCCCGATCGGGGCGGCCCTCGGCTTCCATGTTCGTCACGACGAAATCAACGACGTCCCGGGCGAAATCACGCGCAGCGCCAACGCCTGGGGTTCGTCCAGCGCCGGCATCACCCAGGGCTCCGAGCGCACGGCCGAAATCTTCACCGAACTGTCGATCCCGGTTCTGAAGGATATGCCGTTCGCCTATGGCCTGGACCTGAGCCTGTCCGGCCGGGTGACCAACACCAAGACGTCGGGCAGCGCATCGACCTACAAGGTCGGCGTGAACTGGGAGTTCTTGCCGGACGTTCGCATGCGCGCCACCACGGGCACGTCGTTCCGAGCCCCGGCTCTGTTCGAACTGTATCTGGCCGACCAGAGCAGCTTCGCCAGCCAGCGCACGGTGGATCCCTGCATCAACTGGCAGCAGAACCTGACTGACGGCACCATCAGCCAACGCCTGGCCGACAACTGCGCAAATCCGAACGGACCGGGCGGCGGCGTGCCCGGGACCCACAACGGGGCCGGCAGTTCGGCGACGCTGTTCGAGGGCGGCGGATTGGGACAACTTGAGCCGGAAACGTCCACGGCCCATGTTATAGGTTTGGTCTGGACGCCGAAGTTCATCAACTTCAGCGCTGCGGTCGATTATTTCGAGATCGAGATCGAGGACCAGGTCACCAGCCTGGGCTCGAGAACCGTCTCGGCCTGCTACCTCTCGGACAATTTCCCGACCGACCCGGTCTGCAGCCAGTTCGTCCGTAACGAGGGAACGCACCGGATCGACACCATCTCCGGCAAGTTCATCAACATCGCCGAACAGACCAACCGGGGCATCGATTTCACAGCGCGTTACGCCCACGACCTGCCTTGGGGCGACCGGTTCTCGATCGACGGCCAGGCGACCTGGCAGTTGGAATCGCGAGAAGCCCTGTTCGCCGACAATATCGTCGACACCCTCGGCGAAGTCGGTAATCCGCAGTTCGTGGGCAATCTGAACCTGCAGTACGAACGAGGCCCCTGGACCGGCGTTTGGGCCGTCCAGATGATTGGGCACCAAGGCAACTACGCCTCTTATGGCAGCGACACCGCCACGGTCGGCGGACAGGAAGTCTATCTGAAGCTTGATGCGCCCTTCACGGCCTTCCACAGCTTCTCTGTTCGTTATGATGCCGAAAGCTGGTCGATCCTGGCAGGTGTAGCCAATCTGTTCGACGAACTGCCGCCGCAACTGACTACCCTGAACCTAGGCGAATTCAGCACCGTCGGCACCTCGGCCTTCACCTCGCAATATACCGAAGGCATGTACGGCCGCCGCGGCTTTGTCCGCATCAGCAAGTCGTTCTGA
- a CDS encoding class I SAM-dependent DNA methyltransferase, which translates to MDIDTFIERWSAARGGAERANYQMFLTELCEALDLPRPDPASDDTRTNDYVFERGVKRRESEGLASTLRIDLYKRGCFILEAKQSRAAHRDDGQGALFKADETASTAASQGKWDVLMRNARRQAEDYVFRLPADHAAPPFIIVCDVGYVFEVYADFSGSGRAYSHFPDRKGFRVRLEDLRDEKIVKRLKAIWTEPLSLDPTRESARVTRQIAERLAEVSKRLEKKHPAEEVAHFLMRCIFTMFAEDVDLLPRGRFTALLKDQLDHPESFAPMLQALWKSMDAPDYESRFYAGFGLHLRHFNGSLFKNAKAFPLGREEIGELLAASSHDWRYVEPAIFGTLVEQALEPGERRKLGAHYTPRSYVERLVEVTVMEPLRGDWNAALVKAGDARERGEHREAVAAVRAFHHQLCMTRVLDPACGTGNFLYVSLELMKRLEGEVLEALAELGETEGIGFETVDPHQFLGIELNVRAAAIAELVLWIGYLQQHYRNSVEHPAEPILKAFGNIQQKDAVLTWDGYPEHQFEMRDGVAVQVYPNARRPDWPAAEFIVGNPPFLGKGAAMRGPLGDAYVAALSGANPLMNESADFVLYWWDRAAELLARKKSTTRRMGFVTTNSIGQFFNRRIIERHLGGKTPLSLIYAIPDHPWTKATRDAAAVRISMTVASLGSTQGRVEEVILEQGLDTDEPRIEFLERVGTINADLSVGSNISATSALMANKSMASMGPALGSRGFLFTPKEIDHLWELMNSFERQSLVPLRNGDDLLYGPREVFVSDLRSVNSEAALRMKAPQIFQVLKERVYPKRATDRDPKLREFWWKFRRSNEDYFALKQGLPRYVATVETAKHRLFFFVDASILIEHGTIAFGMSDAANLAMLSARHHIVWSLASGGTLEDRPRYNKVRCFDPFPFPEPTDAIRTTLRDLGEELDATRKTVQAEHPDLTLTGLYNVLEKIRAGTPLDAKDQDVKERGRVLILKDLHDQIDRATADAYGWPHDLSDEQILERLVALNAERAAEEAAGHVRWLRPDYQIPRFAKGAAAKSGQLDLGETVVAIDKSLPVFPKDKGEQVMAIRAVLVASGRPMDAAAVSRAFKGGGKKIEQRVVQALNTLVRYAEISALPGGTYAARRAA; encoded by the coding sequence TTGGATATCGACACCTTCATTGAGCGTTGGAGCGCCGCGCGGGGCGGGGCCGAGCGCGCCAACTATCAGATGTTCCTGACGGAACTGTGCGAAGCCCTGGATCTTCCGCGTCCCGATCCGGCCAGCGACGACACCCGCACCAACGACTATGTGTTCGAGCGAGGCGTGAAGCGGCGCGAGTCGGAGGGGCTAGCCTCGACCCTGCGGATCGACCTGTACAAGCGCGGCTGCTTCATCCTGGAGGCCAAACAGTCGCGGGCGGCGCATCGCGACGATGGCCAGGGCGCGCTGTTCAAGGCGGACGAAACCGCCTCAACCGCCGCGTCCCAGGGCAAGTGGGACGTGCTGATGCGCAACGCCCGGCGTCAGGCCGAGGACTATGTCTTCCGCCTGCCGGCCGACCACGCCGCCCCGCCCTTCATCATCGTCTGCGACGTCGGCTATGTGTTCGAGGTCTATGCCGACTTCTCGGGCAGCGGCCGGGCCTATTCGCACTTCCCCGACCGCAAGGGCTTCCGGGTCCGGCTGGAGGATCTGCGCGACGAGAAGATCGTCAAACGGCTGAAGGCGATCTGGACCGAGCCGCTTTCGCTGGACCCGACCCGCGAGTCGGCCCGCGTCACCCGCCAGATCGCCGAGCGGCTGGCCGAGGTGTCGAAACGGCTGGAGAAGAAGCATCCGGCGGAAGAGGTCGCCCATTTCCTGATGCGGTGCATCTTCACCATGTTCGCCGAGGATGTGGACCTGTTGCCGCGCGGGCGGTTCACCGCCCTGCTGAAGGACCAGCTGGACCATCCCGAGAGCTTCGCGCCGATGCTCCAGGCCCTGTGGAAGAGCATGGACGCGCCGGATTACGAGAGCCGGTTCTATGCCGGCTTCGGCCTGCACCTGAGACATTTCAACGGCAGCCTGTTCAAGAACGCCAAGGCCTTCCCCCTGGGACGCGAGGAGATCGGGGAACTGCTGGCCGCCTCAAGCCACGACTGGCGCTATGTGGAGCCGGCCATCTTCGGCACCCTGGTCGAACAGGCGCTGGAGCCGGGCGAGCGACGCAAGCTGGGCGCCCACTACACCCCGCGATCCTATGTCGAGCGGCTGGTCGAGGTGACGGTGATGGAGCCGTTGCGCGGCGACTGGAACGCCGCCCTGGTCAAGGCCGGGGATGCGCGCGAACGGGGCGAGCACAGGGAGGCGGTGGCGGCCGTCCGCGCCTTCCACCATCAGCTCTGCATGACCCGCGTGCTGGACCCCGCCTGCGGCACCGGCAACTTCCTGTATGTCTCGCTGGAGCTGATGAAGCGGCTGGAGGGCGAGGTGCTGGAGGCCCTGGCCGAACTGGGCGAGACCGAGGGCATCGGCTTCGAGACCGTCGATCCGCACCAGTTTCTGGGCATCGAACTGAACGTCCGCGCCGCCGCCATCGCCGAACTGGTGCTGTGGATCGGCTATCTGCAACAGCATTACCGCAACAGCGTCGAACACCCCGCCGAACCGATCCTGAAGGCCTTCGGCAATATCCAGCAGAAGGACGCGGTCCTGACCTGGGACGGCTATCCCGAACATCAGTTCGAGATGAGGGACGGGGTTGCGGTTCAGGTCTATCCGAACGCGCGACGGCCGGACTGGCCGGCGGCGGAGTTCATCGTGGGGAATCCGCCGTTCTTGGGCAAGGGAGCGGCGATGCGCGGCCCGCTTGGTGATGCTTACGTGGCGGCGCTGTCAGGTGCCAACCCATTGATGAACGAGAGTGCGGACTTCGTTCTTTACTGGTGGGACCGGGCTGCTGAATTGCTAGCCCGTAAGAAGAGTACAACGCGACGAATGGGTTTCGTGACTACCAATTCGATTGGTCAGTTTTTCAATAGGCGGATAATCGAGCGCCACCTCGGCGGCAAAACACCTTTGAGCCTGATCTACGCTATTCCTGATCATCCGTGGACCAAAGCCACAAGGGACGCGGCAGCAGTTAGAATTTCTATGACGGTCGCATCGCTCGGCTCGACCCAAGGCCGCGTCGAAGAGGTCATCCTTGAGCAAGGACTCGACACGGACGAACCTCGTATCGAGTTTTTGGAACGCGTCGGAACGATCAATGCCGACCTTTCGGTCGGCTCCAACATCAGCGCAACTTCTGCTTTGATGGCGAACAAGAGCATGGCGTCGATGGGACCGGCTCTTGGCTCTCGGGGGTTCCTGTTCACGCCTAAGGAGATTGATCATCTTTGGGAACTGATGAATTCATTTGAACGTCAATCTCTCGTTCCGCTCAGAAACGGCGATGATCTTCTCTATGGACCTCGAGAGGTCTTCGTATCCGACCTCCGATCGGTCAACAGCGAGGCGGCTCTGCGAATGAAAGCGCCGCAGATCTTTCAGGTCTTAAAGGAGCGCGTCTATCCGAAACGAGCCACGGATCGGGACCCAAAACTGAGAGAATTTTGGTGGAAGTTCCGGCGCTCCAATGAAGACTACTTCGCGCTTAAACAGGGCTTGCCGCGATACGTGGCCACTGTGGAGACGGCGAAGCACCGCTTATTCTTCTTCGTAGACGCCTCGATATTGATCGAGCACGGGACGATAGCTTTCGGGATGTCTGACGCCGCCAATCTCGCGATGCTGTCGGCGAGACATCACATTGTTTGGTCTCTCGCGTCTGGAGGAACACTGGAAGATAGACCGCGCTACAATAAGGTCCGGTGCTTCGACCCATTCCCCTTCCCCGAACCCACCGACGCCATCCGCACCACCCTCCGCGACCTTGGCGAGGAACTCGACGCCACGCGCAAGACGGTGCAGGCCGAGCATCCGGACCTGACCCTGACCGGCCTCTATAATGTGCTGGAGAAGATCCGCGCCGGGACGCCGCTGGACGCCAAGGATCAGGACGTCAAGGAACGCGGCCGGGTGCTGATCCTGAAGGATCTGCACGACCAGATCGACCGGGCGACTGCCGACGCCTATGGCTGGCCCCACGACCTGAGCGACGAGCAGATTCTGGAACGGCTGGTCGCCCTGAACGCCGAACGGGCGGCGGAAGAGGCGGCGGGCCATGTGCGCTGGCTGCGGCCCGACTATCAGATTCCGCGCTTCGCCAAGGGCGCCGCCGCCAAGTCCGGCCAACTGGACCTGGGCGAGACGGTCGTCGCCATCGACAAGAGCCTGCCGGTCTTTCCCAAGGACAAGGGCGAACAGGTCATGGCCATTCGCGCCGTTCTGGTTGCATCCGGCCGTCCGATGGACGCGGCCGCCGTGTCGCGCGCCTTCAAGGGCGGCGGCAAGAAGATCGAACAGCGGGTGGTCCAGGCGCTCAACACCCTGGTCCGCTACGCCGAGATCAGCGCCCTGCCGGGTGGAACCTACGCCGCGCGCCGCGCGGCCTGA
- a CDS encoding ribonuclease E inhibitor RraB — MATPCGGYARANYEGRRRPLDASDISHDERDAMVRAALAEQGDSGVTPRHTLFFFLGDEDAHGDLCEVARRAGFIARGDGDMTILETTMAVDAESFAPVSSMMQTWAAAFQLEYDGWECAVVTH, encoded by the coding sequence ATGGCGACGCCCTGCGGCGGCTACGCGCGCGCAAACTACGAAGGAAGACGTCGCCCCTTGGACGCCTCGGACATCAGTCATGACGAACGCGACGCCATGGTGCGCGCGGCGCTGGCCGAACAGGGCGACAGCGGCGTGACTCCGCGCCACACGCTGTTCTTCTTCCTCGGCGACGAAGACGCCCATGGCGACCTGTGCGAGGTGGCGCGGCGCGCCGGCTTCATCGCGCGCGGCGACGGCGACATGACGATTCTCGAGACCACCATGGCCGTGGACGCGGAGAGTTTCGCTCCCGTCTCGTCCATGATGCAGACCTGGGCCGCGGCCTTCCAGCTGGAGTACGACGGCTGGGAATGCGCGGTCGTGACCCATTAG
- a CDS encoding HAD family hydrolase: MNITTVGLDADDTLWHNETIFRLTHARFVDLLDDHGDAATIEARLAETEQRNLRLYGYGVKGFTLSMIETAMELCDGGAPPEVVREILAAGREMLAHPVETLPGVDEVVTELSEHYRLVLITKGDLLDQERKLAASGLGDRFAAVEIVSEKDRATYDRVFARHGTGAAEAVMAGNSMKSDVLPAIAAGAFGVHIPYHVTWAHELADAPVNEPRYVSLARIDELPDWIAAIEA; encoded by the coding sequence ATGAACATCACCACGGTCGGTCTCGATGCCGACGACACCCTCTGGCACAACGAGACGATCTTCCGCCTGACCCATGCGCGGTTCGTCGATCTGCTGGACGATCACGGCGACGCCGCGACCATCGAGGCGCGCCTGGCCGAGACCGAACAGCGCAACCTGCGCCTCTACGGCTATGGCGTTAAGGGCTTCACCCTGTCGATGATCGAGACGGCGATGGAGCTGTGCGACGGCGGCGCCCCGCCCGAAGTCGTGCGCGAGATCCTGGCCGCCGGCCGCGAGATGCTGGCCCATCCGGTCGAGACCCTGCCCGGCGTGGACGAGGTCGTCACCGAACTGTCCGAACACTACCGCCTGGTCCTGATCACCAAGGGCGACCTGCTGGACCAGGAGCGCAAACTGGCGGCGTCGGGCCTGGGCGACCGGTTCGCGGCGGTCGAGATCGTCTCGGAAAAGGACCGCGCCACCTACGACCGCGTCTTCGCCCGCCACGGCACCGGCGCGGCCGAGGCCGTCATGGCCGGCAATTCGATGAAGTCCGACGTCCTGCCCGCCATCGCCGCCGGCGCCTTCGGCGTCCACATCCCCTACCACGTCACCTGGGCCCACGAACTGGCCGACGCCCCGGTGAACGAGCCGCGCTATGTCTCGCTCGCCCGGATCGACGAACTGCCGGACTGGATCGCGGCGATAGAGGCGTGA